A genomic window from Luteolibacter sp. LG18 includes:
- a CDS encoding GreA/GreB family elongation factor encodes MIEWDLPAKKVVIDFERSAAQTMELQFAFQKTEWIPAEDFRAKKVEQLEELRALAKKDPVELVIHLLDSHGGSMTGDALEKELSGAVIAPDDFKKWWDSAKKALRESRRVVVPQKRNESLVLRGGERTPAQELVADFEAARDLKGMIKALEAIAADIGAFANDQDSLRQLLVDIDEGARKSSRVQLGLSLQLLAARDEVVGTAKALELDPSAVRISDLLQTVDAQRLSDEVGPLPSNRQRAIYEAFPAAYGEAWVDRIVQVFDRVGARGVTEIARLLVERKELLALGRHLRSAIARRALGPDALIWICRERNGSAIEVFSPEVGASVLNLLENDHLSDGPRKTSRLQTLLTEDKQLLNDLVTLMDINEARNFARRMLECPVFGDLEKKSLMARVIKAKPDTAELVSGENKKREEELVVSWDSLERKKAELDDIIRVRIPQNTKDISIAREYGDLRENFEYKSAKEYQKFLGNRKAELQKDISRARGTDFKGSDASAVNIGTIVTFADAAGKEIVYTVLGAWDSDPEKSQLSYLSELGASFLGLKPGDTVEARDPVTDEKRTLTVRSIAPFNP; translated from the coding sequence GTGATCGAGTGGGATCTCCCGGCGAAGAAGGTGGTGATCGATTTCGAACGTTCCGCCGCCCAGACGATGGAGCTCCAGTTCGCGTTCCAGAAGACCGAATGGATCCCCGCAGAAGACTTCCGCGCGAAGAAGGTGGAGCAGCTCGAGGAGCTGCGCGCGCTGGCGAAGAAGGACCCGGTCGAACTGGTGATCCACCTGCTGGACAGCCACGGCGGCTCCATGACCGGGGACGCGCTGGAGAAAGAGCTCTCCGGGGCCGTGATCGCTCCCGATGATTTCAAGAAATGGTGGGATTCCGCCAAGAAAGCCCTGCGCGAAAGCCGCCGGGTGGTGGTCCCGCAGAAGCGCAACGAGTCCCTCGTCCTGCGCGGTGGCGAACGCACTCCGGCCCAGGAGCTGGTGGCGGATTTCGAAGCCGCCCGCGACCTGAAGGGCATGATCAAGGCGCTCGAGGCGATCGCCGCCGACATCGGCGCCTTCGCCAACGACCAGGATTCGCTCCGCCAGCTTCTCGTCGACATCGACGAAGGCGCGCGCAAGTCGTCCCGCGTCCAGCTTGGCCTCTCGCTCCAGCTCCTCGCTGCCCGCGATGAAGTCGTCGGCACCGCTAAGGCTCTCGAACTCGATCCGAGCGCGGTCCGTATCTCCGACCTGCTCCAAACGGTGGACGCCCAGCGTCTGTCCGATGAAGTCGGTCCGCTGCCGTCCAACCGCCAGCGCGCCATTTATGAAGCCTTCCCGGCCGCCTATGGCGAGGCCTGGGTGGACCGCATCGTGCAGGTCTTCGATCGCGTGGGTGCCCGCGGTGTCACGGAAATCGCCCGCCTGCTCGTCGAGCGGAAGGAGCTTCTCGCGCTGGGCCGCCACCTGCGGTCCGCCATCGCCCGCCGCGCCCTCGGCCCGGACGCGCTGATTTGGATCTGCCGTGAGCGCAATGGCTCCGCCATCGAGGTCTTCAGCCCGGAGGTCGGTGCCTCCGTCCTCAACCTGCTGGAGAACGACCACCTTTCCGACGGCCCGCGCAAGACCTCCCGTCTGCAGACGCTCCTCACGGAGGACAAGCAACTGCTCAACGATCTGGTCACGCTGATGGACATCAACGAGGCCCGCAATTTCGCCCGCCGCATGCTGGAGTGCCCGGTCTTCGGCGACCTCGAGAAGAAGTCGCTGATGGCCCGCGTGATCAAGGCGAAGCCCGACACCGCCGAGCTTGTCTCCGGTGAGAACAAGAAGCGCGAGGAGGAACTCGTCGTTTCCTGGGATAGCCTGGAGCGCAAGAAGGCGGAGCTGGATGACATCATCCGCGTCCGCATCCCGCAGAACACCAAGGACATCTCCATCGCCCGCGAATACGGCGACCTGCGCGAGAACTTCGAGTACAAGTCCGCGAAGGAGTACCAGAAGTTCCTCGGCAACCGCAAGGCGGAGCTCCAGAAGGACATCAGCCGCGCCCGCGGCACCGACTTCAAGGGCTCCGACGCCAGCGCCGTGAACATCGGCACGATCGTCACCTTCGCCGATGCCGCCGGCAAGGAGATCGTCTACACCGTGCTCGGTGCCTGGGACTCCGATCCGGAGAAGAGCCAGCTTTCCTATTTGTCCGAACTCGGTGCCTCGTTCCTCGGCCTCAAGCCGGGTGATACCGTCGAGGCACGCGATCCTGTCACCGATGAGAAACGGACGCTCACGGTCCGTTCCATCGCTCCGTTCAATCCCTAA
- a CDS encoding PDZ domain-containing protein: MKIARFIPLMMFLGGAHAEDPQGGVALPPSTAPFPGVERDAVRAQKLMEGPAWLGFNVSKPDDSTRAHLPDLPAGMGFVIQSVEAKGPAEKAGLRALDVVWKFGDQFLVNEGQLAVLLRQKHAGDVVSLAVFRSGKAMDIPLTVGAFPVNRPLPMGPVENAMLREDDGVITRIINRENRTASLAVEDGKASLKRIPDGKGYELEITDATGELIFNGNLPPNCDVTAVPEAWRGRVKALRRGLDVALDGRMESVRPPRPRVVPPPDRPEE; encoded by the coding sequence ATGAAAATCGCCCGTTTCATTCCCCTGATGATGTTTCTCGGCGGCGCCCATGCCGAGGATCCGCAGGGTGGTGTCGCCCTGCCGCCGAGCACCGCCCCCTTTCCGGGCGTGGAGCGGGATGCGGTGCGCGCCCAGAAGCTGATGGAGGGTCCGGCGTGGCTGGGCTTCAATGTCTCCAAGCCGGATGATAGCACCCGCGCCCACCTGCCGGACCTGCCAGCCGGGATGGGCTTCGTGATCCAGTCCGTGGAGGCAAAGGGGCCTGCCGAAAAGGCCGGCCTGCGCGCGCTCGATGTGGTGTGGAAGTTTGGCGACCAGTTTCTGGTCAACGAGGGCCAGCTCGCGGTGCTGCTCCGCCAGAAGCACGCCGGGGACGTCGTTTCACTCGCGGTCTTCCGCAGCGGCAAGGCAATGGACATCCCGCTCACCGTGGGGGCCTTCCCAGTGAACCGTCCGCTGCCGATGGGCCCGGTGGAGAACGCCATGCTGCGGGAGGATGACGGGGTGATCACCCGCATCATCAACCGCGAGAACCGCACCGCCAGCCTGGCGGTGGAGGACGGCAAGGCCTCCCTCAAGCGCATCCCGGATGGGAAGGGCTACGAGCTGGAGATCACCGATGCCACGGGCGAATTGATTTTCAATGGCAACCTGCCTCCGAACTGCGATGTGACTGCCGTTCCGGAAGCCTGGCGTGGTCGGGTAAAAGCCCTGCGCCGCGGCCTGGATGTGGCCCTCGATGGCCGCATGGAAAGCGTCCGCCCGCCGCGCCCGCGCGTGGTGCCGCCGCCGGATCGTCCGGAGGAGTGA
- a CDS encoding RNA polymerase sigma factor produces the protein MAHALATEWKQWLADNGPRLLLFARGWSQCRQDAEDLVQEAILRLWNYQADKGATPPDLPLAFSTIRFCGLNHHRSETRRRNREESVIYLNDFQDVWLDPALEEDEEAVFLRDAVQRLSPKLREVVVMKTWGGLTFAEISETLAISPNTAASRYRYALDQLSHELRRLKEERHANA, from the coding sequence ATGGCGCACGCTCTCGCTACCGAATGGAAACAATGGTTGGCCGACAACGGCCCCCGTTTGCTTCTGTTCGCCCGCGGCTGGAGCCAGTGCCGTCAGGACGCCGAGGACCTGGTCCAGGAGGCGATCCTGCGTCTCTGGAACTACCAGGCCGACAAGGGGGCGACCCCGCCGGACCTGCCGCTCGCCTTCTCCACCATCCGCTTCTGCGGCCTGAACCACCACCGCTCCGAGACCCGACGCCGCAACCGCGAGGAGTCCGTAATCTACCTCAATGACTTCCAAGACGTCTGGCTCGACCCGGCGCTCGAGGAGGACGAGGAAGCGGTGTTCCTGCGCGATGCCGTCCAGCGGCTGAGCCCGAAACTGCGCGAGGTGGTGGTGATGAAGACCTGGGGCGGCCTGACCTTCGCCGAGATCTCCGAAACCTTGGCGATCTCCCCGAACACCGCCGCGTCCCGCTACCGCTACGCGCTCGACCAACTTTCCCACGAACTTCGCCGCCTCAAGGAGGAACGACATGCAAACGCCTGA
- a CDS encoding discoidin domain-containing protein gives MAGHEETPVTVDDFESPASWMAVASGLAELKIDAKKNSHGQALRMGFDFKGGGGFVVARKEIPMKLSETWEFRFRLRGEVPPNRFEFKIVDPTGANVWRWTEEPLETNHRWREIVIPASHMPFAWGPAGGGVPKEIGAIEFVISAGSGGAGQLLIDRFEWVDTGALVPVACQASSGDPKALRDPSSRNPWHSSPEDPAPWVELDFGRTRELGGLILHWVPGHARDVLVESFHGDSWRPLLDLQGVHGRLTPVPLPAPETRRIRLKLGAGAALSWIEWKGAEFSRSDDEFLHAVAAESAPGAFPKYWQRRQTLLTPVGSPQGGPRSMMNEEGLVETDTAGPSLEPFLHDGERLWTWADTRPVQTLDHGWMPMPRVTWECGDLTLETFATPCDFGNLCRGTVVDYTVENTGSRPRRARLHVAIRPFQATPPWQHYQKLGGKSPIHAVEIEDRVCRLNGERQILALDPPDASGCQPFVSGRLVTLLGENQVPAASRTTDPLGWAEAVFSFDLELAPGEKVVRRMGIPFSPLADLPNVPCREACSRKTWKDELGSVEFDVPPDWEDAVDAWRTAAAHILVNRQGPALHPGPRRYNRAWIRDGVVMGGALARAGAAHAYFDFIRWYAPFLRDDGFVPCCVDENGADWLIEYDSQGQWLHGIAECHRFGAGNAFAETLWPTVKKCIALTRALRERRPDEGYRDPQKRPFRGLLPESASHEGYLAHPVHSYWDDFWAIRGLLDIARLAEKLDRPEREVKAIRSLGEAMVDAVTKSLRATMELRDIPYVPGSVEWADFDPSATAVAVMLLDGLGVLPCEGLAATFDKYLEGFRKKVSGETLWTNYSAYEMRIVSALVRLGRREDAHELLGFLLADRRPRAWNQWPEITWKDPESPGHFGDIPHSWIGAEYVYGFAALFAYERASDDTLVLAAGLPLEWFAHARTNGVENLATYYGSLTYSLRITGGEWKLEIAPLAMPPHGGIEIRLPAAPHLKRILVNGKPHPVPADGVVKVK, from the coding sequence GTGGCTGGACATGAGGAAACACCGGTGACCGTGGACGATTTCGAGAGCCCCGCCTCGTGGATGGCGGTGGCCTCCGGTCTGGCGGAATTGAAGATCGACGCGAAAAAGAACAGCCACGGCCAGGCGCTGCGGATGGGCTTCGATTTCAAGGGCGGCGGCGGTTTCGTGGTCGCCCGCAAGGAGATCCCGATGAAGCTCTCGGAAACTTGGGAGTTCCGGTTCCGCCTGCGCGGCGAGGTGCCGCCGAACCGCTTCGAGTTCAAGATCGTGGACCCCACCGGCGCGAACGTCTGGCGCTGGACCGAGGAACCGCTGGAAACCAACCACCGCTGGCGGGAAATCGTGATCCCGGCCAGCCACATGCCCTTCGCCTGGGGCCCGGCCGGTGGCGGCGTGCCGAAGGAGATCGGTGCGATCGAGTTCGTGATCTCGGCGGGCAGCGGCGGCGCGGGCCAATTGCTGATCGACCGCTTCGAGTGGGTCGATACCGGCGCGCTGGTGCCGGTGGCCTGCCAGGCGTCCTCGGGCGACCCAAAGGCGCTGCGCGATCCTTCCAGCCGGAATCCCTGGCACAGCTCGCCGGAGGACCCCGCGCCATGGGTGGAGCTGGACTTCGGCCGCACCCGCGAGCTGGGCGGGCTGATCCTGCACTGGGTGCCCGGCCATGCCCGCGATGTGCTGGTGGAGAGTTTCCACGGCGATTCCTGGCGGCCGTTGCTCGATCTGCAGGGCGTTCATGGCCGTCTGACGCCGGTCCCCCTCCCCGCTCCGGAAACGCGGCGTATCCGTCTGAAACTCGGGGCCGGGGCCGCGCTTTCGTGGATCGAGTGGAAGGGCGCGGAGTTTTCCCGCTCCGATGACGAGTTCCTGCACGCGGTGGCGGCGGAGTCCGCGCCGGGCGCGTTCCCGAAGTACTGGCAGCGCCGGCAAACGCTGCTCACCCCGGTCGGCTCGCCGCAGGGCGGCCCGAGGTCGATGATGAACGAGGAGGGCTTGGTGGAAACCGATACCGCCGGTCCCTCGCTGGAACCTTTCCTCCACGATGGCGAGCGGCTGTGGACCTGGGCGGACACCCGGCCGGTGCAGACCTTGGACCACGGCTGGATGCCGATGCCGCGGGTGACGTGGGAATGCGGCGACCTCACTCTGGAAACCTTCGCCACGCCCTGCGATTTCGGAAACCTGTGCCGCGGCACCGTGGTGGACTACACCGTGGAGAACACCGGCAGCCGCCCGCGGCGCGCGCGTCTGCACGTGGCGATCCGCCCGTTCCAAGCCACCCCGCCGTGGCAGCACTACCAGAAACTCGGCGGAAAGAGTCCGATCCACGCCGTGGAGATCGAGGATCGGGTATGCCGCCTGAATGGCGAGCGCCAGATCCTCGCGCTGGATCCGCCGGATGCCTCCGGTTGCCAGCCCTTCGTTTCCGGCCGCCTCGTCACCCTGCTCGGCGAGAACCAAGTGCCCGCCGCCAGCCGCACCACCGACCCACTCGGCTGGGCGGAGGCCGTGTTCAGTTTCGATCTCGAGCTGGCCCCGGGCGAAAAGGTCGTCCGCCGGATGGGGATTCCGTTTTCCCCGCTGGCCGATCTCCCGAACGTGCCGTGCCGGGAAGCCTGCTCGCGGAAAACCTGGAAGGATGAACTCGGCTCGGTCGAGTTCGACGTGCCGCCGGATTGGGAGGACGCGGTGGACGCCTGGCGCACCGCCGCCGCCCACATCTTGGTGAACCGCCAGGGCCCCGCCCTCCATCCCGGCCCGCGCCGCTACAACCGCGCGTGGATCCGCGATGGCGTGGTGATGGGCGGCGCGCTCGCCCGCGCCGGAGCCGCCCACGCCTATTTCGATTTCATCCGCTGGTATGCCCCGTTCCTGCGCGACGATGGCTTCGTGCCGTGCTGCGTGGATGAAAACGGCGCGGACTGGCTCATCGAGTACGACAGCCAGGGCCAGTGGCTCCACGGCATCGCGGAGTGCCACCGCTTCGGCGCGGGCAATGCATTCGCCGAAACCCTGTGGCCGACGGTGAAGAAGTGCATTGCGCTGACCCGCGCCCTGCGCGAGCGTCGACCGGACGAGGGCTACCGAGACCCGCAGAAGCGCCCGTTCCGCGGCCTGCTGCCGGAATCCGCCAGCCATGAGGGCTACCTCGCCCACCCGGTCCATTCCTACTGGGATGACTTCTGGGCAATCCGCGGCCTGCTCGACATCGCCCGCCTCGCGGAGAAACTCGACCGCCCGGAGCGCGAGGTGAAGGCCATCCGCTCGCTCGGCGAGGCGATGGTGGACGCGGTGACGAAATCGCTGCGCGCCACCATGGAACTACGGGACATTCCCTACGTCCCCGGCTCGGTGGAGTGGGCGGACTTCGATCCCTCCGCCACCGCCGTGGCCGTGATGCTGCTCGATGGCCTCGGCGTGCTGCCCTGCGAGGGGCTGGCCGCCACCTTCGACAAATACCTGGAAGGCTTCCGCAAGAAGGTCTCCGGCGAGACCCTGTGGACGAACTACTCCGCGTATGAAATGCGCATCGTCTCCGCGCTGGTCCGACTGGGCCGCCGCGAGGACGCCCACGAGCTGCTCGGATTCCTGCTGGCGGACCGCCGGCCGCGCGCATGGAACCAGTGGCCCGAGATCACCTGGAAGGACCCGGAAAGCCCCGGCCACTTCGGCGACATCCCGCACTCGTGGATCGGCGCGGAGTATGTCTACGGCTTCGCCGCCCTCTTCGCCTACGAGCGCGCGTCCGATGACACGCTGGTGCTGGCCGCCGGCCTGCCGCTGGAATGGTTCGCCCACGCCCGCACCAATGGCGTGGAGAACCTCGCCACCTACTACGGCTCCCTCACTTACTCGCTGCGCATCACCGGCGGCGAGTGGAAGCTGGAGATCGCCCCGCTCGCCATGCCCCCGCACGGCGGCATCGAGATCCGCCTGCCCGCAGCCCCGCACCTCAAGCGCATCCTCGTCAACGGCAAGCCCCACCCCGTCCCGGCGGATGGAGTGGTGAAGGTGAAGTAG
- a CDS encoding SbmA/BacA-like family transporter codes for MSLGKVRIDRLTRKRFMQVVRSFRQSDVGGKGQRLFFLLLTLMVVIGGLNVLNSYVGRNFMSAIEQRQPEDFTQQAILYILVFAFTTVAAVWFRFCEERLGLLWRESLTRHLTRAYLTHSLRSHGSEKVANPDQRIAEDVKSFTTTTLSFVLLLLNGTFTVIAFSSVLWSISALLFFVAVLYASVGTFMAIRLGKPLIGLNFRQSDKEANFRSELVHLREHADEVALTHNEPLFENRLSQRITDWAANARRIIAVNRNLSFFTTGYNYGIQLLPALIVAPMFFAGKVEFGVITQSAMAFTTLLGAFSLIVTQFQSISTFAAVITRLSELATSIENAAERPKRAPIEIRHEPRRLRFEALDLLAADTGAPLIRGLELVVPERANMLVNGSNGPARHALFHLLAGDWERGEGAVVMPEVNRMMLLPERPYLPTGTLRQILHVEGGDFRINDLRTNQAIRLLGLGETLARVGGIDTVREWGEVLSLEEQQLFSCVRAIAANPDFIIFDRPGTTLKKDELARVLTAFRKMGQGSVTFGGTGEAYEVFDAVLKINTDGTWTYAPQIRAVEDEEEEPVHVVPLDRAARG; via the coding sequence ATGAGTCTGGGAAAGGTTAGAATCGACCGCCTCACCCGGAAACGCTTCATGCAAGTGGTCCGGAGTTTCCGCCAGTCCGACGTTGGCGGGAAGGGGCAGCGGCTATTTTTCCTGCTGCTGACCCTGATGGTGGTGATCGGGGGATTGAACGTACTGAACAGCTACGTGGGGCGGAATTTCATGTCCGCCATCGAACAGCGCCAGCCGGAGGATTTCACCCAGCAGGCGATCCTTTACATCCTGGTGTTCGCGTTCACCACGGTAGCCGCGGTGTGGTTCCGCTTCTGCGAGGAACGGCTCGGCCTGCTGTGGCGGGAATCGCTCACCCGCCATTTGACCCGCGCCTACCTGACGCACTCGCTGCGCAGCCACGGTTCGGAAAAGGTGGCGAACCCGGACCAGCGCATCGCGGAGGACGTGAAGTCCTTCACCACCACCACGCTCAGCTTCGTGCTGCTGCTGCTCAATGGCACCTTCACGGTGATCGCGTTTTCCAGCGTCCTGTGGTCGATCAGCGCCCTGCTGTTCTTCGTGGCGGTGCTCTACGCCTCGGTGGGCACGTTCATGGCGATCCGCCTGGGCAAGCCGCTCATCGGGCTGAATTTCCGCCAGTCCGACAAGGAGGCGAACTTTCGCTCCGAGCTGGTGCACCTGCGCGAGCACGCGGACGAGGTGGCGCTGACGCACAACGAGCCGCTGTTTGAAAACCGCCTGTCCCAGCGCATCACGGACTGGGCCGCGAACGCACGCCGCATCATCGCGGTGAACCGGAACCTCTCGTTCTTCACCACCGGCTACAACTACGGCATCCAGTTGCTGCCGGCGCTGATCGTCGCGCCGATGTTCTTCGCCGGAAAGGTGGAGTTCGGCGTGATCACGCAGTCGGCGATGGCGTTCACCACCCTGCTCGGGGCGTTCTCTCTGATCGTCACCCAGTTCCAATCGATCTCCACCTTCGCGGCGGTCATCACCCGCCTGAGCGAGCTGGCCACCTCCATCGAGAACGCGGCGGAGCGCCCGAAGCGGGCTCCGATCGAGATCCGCCACGAGCCCCGCAGGCTGCGCTTCGAGGCGCTCGACCTGCTGGCCGCCGACACCGGCGCGCCGCTGATCCGCGGTCTGGAGCTGGTGGTGCCGGAGCGGGCGAACATGCTGGTGAACGGCAGCAACGGGCCCGCCCGCCACGCCTTGTTCCACCTCCTCGCGGGGGATTGGGAGCGCGGCGAGGGCGCGGTGGTGATGCCGGAGGTGAACCGGATGATGCTGCTGCCGGAGCGCCCGTATCTGCCCACCGGCACGCTGCGCCAGATCCTGCACGTGGAGGGCGGCGATTTCCGGATCAATGACCTGCGCACGAACCAGGCGATCCGTTTGCTGGGACTCGGCGAGACGCTGGCGCGCGTCGGCGGCATCGATACCGTCCGCGAGTGGGGCGAGGTGCTTTCGCTGGAGGAACAGCAGCTTTTCTCGTGCGTCCGCGCGATCGCCGCGAACCCGGACTTCATCATCTTCGATCGCCCCGGCACGACCTTGAAGAAGGATGAGCTGGCCCGCGTGCTCACTGCCTTCCGGAAAATGGGCCAGGGTAGCGTGACCTTCGGCGGCACCGGCGAGGCCTACGAGGTCTTCGACGCGGTGCTGAAGATCAACACCGATGGCACCTGGACCTACGCCCCGCAGATCCGCGCGGTGGAGGATGAGGAGGAGGAGCCCGTGCACGTGGTGCCGCTGGACAGGGCGGCGCGGGGGTAG
- a CDS encoding NPCBM/NEW2 domain-containing protein, whose amino-acid sequence MIRSIALFASLTTTTFAAVPVTDDDIVMGSQSHGELHRDASVEGKPLTIVGKTHATGLGTHATSEIPVSVPAGTARFTGAAGVDDSAGAGKGSVKFRILSGNAVLWESSEMKSGDAPAAFDIAVPATLHRKIYLQADDLGDHDFDHADWVDLAWVAGEGSALKQGAVLDGTAFGLKPGTEDDQTAAMRTAIQALREAPGSTLKLAKGEYHFHATGALQRHFHISNHEQPEWHSVSIPLVDLQGITLDGQGSTFIFHGDLLPMLIQDSTKVTVKGIGLDYSIPHHSQGVITKVDGEAYEVEVDQKKYPHEIRNGWFFFTGEGWGKADAGTGIIFDGKTRGIVAGTSDYGYKGKLTELSPGHYRVEKNVGKSGIKAGDVITFRQNIWVSRPHPAVTLYRAKDTTLDEVAIHSAQGMGLLAQRSENIHLTGGGVFPRKETGRYFSTNADATHFSNCKGAVIAENGHYEGMMDDAINVHATCLRIEEKVDARTLRCKFIHNQAFGFETFLPGETLQFIQAKWLTPRDPRKVKTVRRTGEDSLVITLDSDAPSDIGKGDAIENLDWFPSVIFRGNLVHNNRARGSLFTTPKPVLVENNRFEDIAGSAILLAGDANGWYESGACHDVVIRKNVFKDNLTSRFQFTEALISCYPELPDLKGQTEYYHRNVRIEDNTFETFDVPLVFAISTQGISFRGNKVTYNDKFPSWKKPPFILNRCDKVDIANNTVTRDGKPVKWTAADVKTNLCPPDAVKVK is encoded by the coding sequence ATGATTCGTTCGATTGCATTATTCGCCAGCTTGACCACCACCACCTTCGCCGCCGTGCCGGTCACGGACGATGACATCGTGATGGGCTCCCAATCCCACGGGGAGCTCCACCGCGATGCCTCCGTGGAGGGGAAACCGCTCACCATCGTCGGGAAGACGCACGCCACCGGCCTCGGTACCCACGCCACCTCGGAGATCCCCGTTTCCGTACCTGCGGGTACGGCCCGCTTCACCGGCGCCGCCGGAGTCGATGACTCCGCGGGAGCGGGCAAGGGATCGGTGAAATTCCGCATCCTTTCCGGCAATGCCGTGCTGTGGGAGTCTTCGGAAATGAAGTCCGGCGATGCTCCCGCGGCCTTCGACATCGCGGTGCCAGCCACGCTGCACCGCAAGATCTACCTCCAGGCCGATGACCTCGGCGACCACGACTTCGACCATGCCGATTGGGTCGATCTCGCCTGGGTGGCGGGGGAGGGCTCCGCGCTCAAGCAAGGTGCCGTGCTCGATGGCACGGCGTTCGGGCTGAAGCCCGGCACCGAGGACGACCAGACCGCCGCCATGCGCACGGCCATCCAGGCGCTGCGCGAGGCTCCCGGCTCGACCTTGAAGCTGGCGAAGGGAGAATACCACTTCCACGCCACCGGCGCGCTCCAGCGCCATTTCCATATTTCGAACCACGAGCAGCCCGAGTGGCATTCCGTCAGCATCCCGCTGGTGGACCTCCAGGGCATCACCCTCGATGGCCAGGGCTCGACGTTCATTTTCCACGGCGATCTCCTGCCGATGCTCATCCAGGACAGCACCAAGGTCACCGTGAAGGGCATCGGCCTCGATTACTCGATCCCGCATCACTCGCAGGGCGTCATCACCAAGGTGGATGGCGAGGCCTATGAGGTCGAGGTGGACCAGAAGAAATACCCTCACGAGATCCGCAACGGGTGGTTCTTCTTCACCGGCGAGGGCTGGGGCAAGGCCGACGCCGGCACGGGCATCATCTTCGACGGCAAGACCCGCGGCATCGTCGCGGGCACCAGTGATTACGGTTACAAGGGCAAGCTCACCGAACTCTCGCCCGGCCACTACCGCGTCGAGAAGAACGTCGGCAAATCCGGCATCAAGGCCGGGGATGTCATCACCTTCCGACAGAACATCTGGGTCAGCCGTCCGCATCCCGCGGTCACCCTCTACCGCGCGAAGGACACCACCCTTGATGAGGTGGCGATTCACTCCGCGCAGGGCATGGGCCTGCTCGCCCAGCGCAGTGAGAACATCCACCTCACCGGCGGCGGCGTGTTCCCGCGCAAGGAAACCGGCCGCTACTTCAGCACCAATGCCGACGCCACCCACTTCTCGAACTGCAAGGGCGCGGTGATCGCGGAAAACGGCCACTACGAGGGCATGATGGACGATGCCATCAACGTCCACGCCACCTGCCTGCGCATCGAGGAAAAGGTCGATGCCCGCACGCTGCGCTGCAAGTTCATCCACAACCAGGCCTTCGGTTTCGAAACCTTCCTGCCCGGCGAAACGCTCCAGTTCATCCAGGCGAAGTGGCTCACTCCACGTGATCCGCGGAAGGTGAAGACCGTCCGCCGCACCGGCGAGGACAGCCTCGTCATCACGTTGGACTCGGATGCTCCCTCGGACATTGGCAAGGGCGACGCGATCGAAAACCTAGACTGGTTCCCGTCCGTCATTTTCCGCGGCAACCTCGTCCACAACAACCGTGCCCGCGGCTCGCTCTTCACCACCCCGAAGCCGGTGCTGGTGGAGAACAACCGCTTCGAGGACATCGCCGGTTCCGCCATCCTGCTCGCGGGCGATGCCAACGGCTGGTACGAGAGCGGTGCCTGCCATGACGTGGTGATCCGCAAGAACGTCTTTAAGGACAATCTCACCTCCCGCTTTCAGTTCACCGAGGCCCTGATCTCGTGCTACCCGGAACTGCCCGATCTGAAGGGGCAGACCGAGTACTACCACCGCAACGTGCGCATCGAGGACAACACTTTTGAAACCTTCGATGTGCCGCTGGTCTTCGCGATCTCGACCCAGGGTATCAGCTTCCGTGGCAACAAGGTCACCTACAACGACAAGTTCCCGTCGTGGAAGAAGCCGCCGTTCATTCTGAACCGCTGCGACAAAGTGGACATCGCCAACAACACGGTGACTCGCGATGGCAAGCCGGTGAAATGGACCGCCGCCGACGTGAAGACCAACCTCTGCCCGCCGGACGCGGTGAAGGTGAAGTGA
- a CDS encoding L,D-transpeptidase, with protein sequence MKSLRILALAGLASTMALFTSCSTTTGGGGLAAYHAYDRPTKLPKNPSAVKVKVSLSKQMAYVMEGNDPLLVMPVSVGAPGTSTPSGSFTIYNKEQFHRASSHGYAYSGNQVKQTFLAKKPAGWSFKGTPMPYWCEFKANYGFHTGWLKHHPCTHGCVRMHENLAPKFFRLVKVGTPVNISYSQPEDSTLGNISLPPDSGPLPDYAGSMYTGDGYFSQHKKPVYN encoded by the coding sequence ATGAAATCACTCCGCATTCTCGCGCTGGCGGGCCTCGCCTCCACCATGGCCCTGTTCACGTCCTGTTCCACCACCACCGGTGGCGGCGGTCTGGCGGCTTATCATGCCTACGACCGCCCGACGAAGCTGCCGAAGAACCCCTCCGCCGTGAAGGTGAAGGTGTCCCTCAGCAAGCAGATGGCCTACGTGATGGAGGGCAATGACCCGCTGCTCGTGATGCCGGTTTCCGTCGGCGCGCCCGGCACCTCCACGCCTTCCGGTTCCTTCACCATCTACAACAAGGAGCAGTTCCACCGCGCCAGCAGCCATGGCTACGCCTACAGCGGCAACCAGGTGAAGCAGACCTTCCTCGCGAAGAAGCCCGCCGGCTGGTCGTTCAAGGGCACGCCGATGCCCTACTGGTGCGAGTTCAAGGCGAACTACGGCTTCCACACCGGCTGGCTGAAGCATCACCCCTGCACTCACGGTTGCGTGCGCATGCACGAGAACCTCGCGCCGAAGTTCTTCCGCCTCGTGAAGGTCGGCACCCCGGTGAACATCTCCTACTCGCAGCCCGAGGATTCCACCCTCGGCAACATTTCCCTGCCGCCGGATTCCGGTCCGCTGCCGGACTACGCGGGCTCGATGTACACGGGTGACGGCTATTTCAGCCAGCACAAGAAGCCGGTCTACAACTGA